In Drechmeria coniospora strain ARSEF 6962 chromosome 03, whole genome shotgun sequence, the DNA window GCCGATGcgtcgcgccgccgtcggggaggCAACTTGGAAGGATGATTGCCAGCAACAAGCGGTGCGGAGCAGGGAGGAGCGGACTCAAGTGGTTCGGTCCCGTACGACAGTGCCTGTTCCGACGTCAGCAGCAGTCTCCAGTCGCAACCACTCTCGTCCCGCTCGGCAGAGACACAGGTTCGGATGAGAACAGGAAGCAGAGACGGGACCATGCGAGGGGTTTGTCCGAGGACGCAGAGGGACAACAGGGCCCGAAGGAGAGCCGGCCAGAGCTGGCGTCTGTCTCGCACGACTCTGCTCACTCGACGAGACAGCCGAACAGAGCAAAGGGCGGTAGCCCGGCTGTGGGGACCATGGTGGGAAGAAACGGCATGCCTGAAGGTGCCGAGGGTTTATGGTGGCTGAGGGTGTCCATATGGCTGCTACTCActatgtactgtatgtgtCGTGGCAGTCCTCGGATGCCTCCGACACCAAGGTAGTTGGCAGCAGCAACACGACAAGCGAGCTGGCAAGCAAGCTCGGCCGCAACCGCTGGCCAAGCTCTTCCGGCACAGGAAGATGAATATGACGCAGGATACCGTGGGAATGCGTTCGCTAGAAGGCGCAAGCGATACGCCGGCTCCTCTGTGTTGATTCGCTTATCGGCGGGGGGGCAGGCGGATAGGGTGATGTAGAATTGCAGAGGGAGCGACGTGTGAGGTTGCTGGACGCATCTCAGTGGTCGTCCGCGTGCGGAATCATTTTAGCGTCCCAATCTccctgtacttacagtgcatgcatgtacctgcttcaagtactgtaagtactgtagtacagGAACTGCCCACCTAACCACCGACGCCCACCCTTTTCACCGACAGTTTGCCCCCCGCGAACACGGCGTATTTACGTCGTTGGAAATTTTTTTAAAAAAAATCTACATTTATTGAAGGACACTTACCCACCCGAAGCCTTCTTCCGTATTGTATTCTTGTACGTGAGCGCAGAGATAAGCAGGACATGATGATCCTAGCATGCGTTGGTATATTGGAACATTGTGTTGTAATTAAAGTGGGTGGTGACAGGGCTGCTGCTTGCACGGAGTCCAAGaagtacttatactagtAGGCAAACAGATACACTTACCTGGTACTTGGACAGTCAGgacctagtacggagtgcttacaGCCTGTACAATACGGCaacactgtactccgtgcttcgGATTTTACTCTGTACAGGGTATTACTGGTAATAATAGTGCCTGCAAATGTTCCCAACTGTCCCATGTCTGCCAGAGTCGGAGTTTGCGCTGGAGCCTGACCTTGCCtccggcgagcgagcggaaAAACTCGCCAGCCTCCGTCGAGACACCATGTTGCAAGGGAGGAACAGAGATAATGCTCATCTGGtgcagcggcgaggagaaCTATTGTAACTCCTTTGCCATTCATGCCAAGTCTGCTATAATGCCGAAGAATGAAGCCTATTGGAACATGTTTCGCCTCGTGTTTATGTTGATCACAGTGTGGACTGGTCCGGTGAACTCTTGTGTCGCAGCCTTTTATTGATGGGATTATTCCAATCGGTTTCCCACCAACGACAGAAGCATGGAAGTATTGTGGtggagtaattactcgtCCTACAAGTGCATTGTTTTGCATTATGCAGCCGACTTGTCATCGCCACTCACTTATCAGTCATGGGACATTCAGTGTCGTTGCAAGTATGCGGgcgtattacttactccgtacatgtaagaaGGTAGCCCCCGTCTTTTGGCACCCCACCAATAGCAGGCATGCAAGGTGAAACGACTTCATCGGGTATACATATTCACCTTCCTGCAGTATTGTTGCAGGGCTTCGCTCCCTCAACAGTGATGCGTGAAAAAAAGACCGGAGCTGTCGTGTTCCCTGGACATCGAAGCACGGTAATTTGGCCAGTGACAATAACTTGCGAGCAAGCAGGCGAACGAGATGAAGACAGCCAATGGAAAAGAACGCAATCCACCGTGCGGAATACGCGGGTGCGCGCAAATCATATTCATTTCCAAGTATTAACGTCCATCCATGATGTTTTCTGCGCCAAGTTATGTGGTGAAAGGAGAGCAGTGTGGAACATTTTCACCAACGCCGACCGACCCAGGCAACGCATCCAATCCAATCAATTATGCGAACAGCTCCTTGTTGGCCATTTCGTCTCTAGCTTTCCGCTGGCCACCGGTCGACCTCAGGCCCAAGTCGCCTTTCTTGGATAGCCTCTCGACCGTCTGCTCTGCGCGCGCATTGTGCCGTGAAGCCTTTGATTTACGCAGATCCGACCTCAATTGATTCGGTGAGATAAACTCGCGGTTCTCGTAGATGATCGGGCCACCAAAGGATCCCTCTTGGATCACGATGGGTGTGAGGACAAAGCGCGGGCCAATCTCGATGAGGTTGATGTCCGTCTCCGACCTTGACTTGGACGCTCCCTTGTCCGCGCTGTTCGCCCCAGGCTGGAGAATGgagccctcctcctcgttgaTCTGGTAATTTCGCACCCAAATCTTTCCGTCGGCTACGGAAAAGCCCATGACGTGGTCGATGAAAGGCTTGGATTTGCGCGCGCCTTGTGGGACACCAAAGGTATGCAGAAACAGTTCCTTGATCACCCGGAGATGTGGCTGTTTGTCGAACGCGGCATCAAAGGACAGGATGGGCCTCGAGCCTTTGAGGCAGTTGCCTGTGAAATGCAGCTCCTCCATCGTGTGTACTGACGCTCACACGTTAGCACCCGGCATTGTCAACGGAGTCCCCCCGTCAGCCTCGCGACACTTACGATTCTGCATGTGCATCTTGACCGTCGGGCCGTTGGGAACTTTGCTCAGCCATATGTACAAGTCCTTgcccttcctcgcctcgaAGAAGAGGACGTTGTTGCAGTTGTAGagctcggccagctcgtTCAGTTCGTTTAGCCTCGACTTGGAATCGAACTTTGCGTCCTTTCGGCTGTGTGGGAGCATCGATGCGATATCGTTCAACAGGTGGCGGTGCCTATGCATCAAGGTCACTATTAGGACGACTGGTATGGCATCCAGGCTATTGCACTGACCGGTAGGTGACGCCTCTCGAGGAGAGGATGAGCACTCGCTGCTTGTTCTTCTTGACGCCATGGCTGGGCGCATCGGATTTTTGGGAGGCGCCCTTGGATATGGTCTTGTAGACTGCAGCCATCTCGATACCACCTTTGTCGATCAGGTCTTCGACACCTTCTTGTCGTTTGTTTCTGAGGGGTCCAGTGCTGCTGGGTTCCAAGAAAATTTGGAGCAGGGTACAAAATCATGGCGCTATCGATAAGCGCAATTGGGAGgtgccgtactccgtactccgtaatacttgtacttacagtacttacttatctaagtacttgcttgggttgcacggagtaacatgtacgtacagtacggagtactggcacggagtacatgtgaaGGTACAACTCGCTCCTCTCTGGGCAGCAGAAACATACTTATCTACCCCTCGGCCCCCTCCTCCAAAAAAAATAAAACCCACCAATAACCTCAGGTATCAAGAGTGGAGTTCACATTGGCCGTTCGTTCCATCCATCCGAACGTGAAACCCCAAGGAATCTCGACGTGTTGCAAAGAGGGCCCAGCGACTGGAAGAACCATCAAGAAGCGTGCCGTTTGACCCGAGGCCTGCAGCTAGTCCAGACCGCAAACCGGATTTATTCGCGCAGCGTCCGTTCCGTTCATTAAGACTTCATTCTGCTACGTAAAGAGGACAGCTTCGTAGCGATCGCCCGGCACACCATCCCGAGAGATCTGTCGTGAAAAATAAACAACAAAAGAAAGCTGAAAGGGTCCGCGCCTTCTGATATCAAAAAAAAGACGTATCACGATCCCTCATCTTCTCCATGCTGCACCAAAATCTCTTCTTGCGtgacgtacttacttacgttTCGGTGGGGACATGTGGCACTCTTGTATCTATCCCAAGCCCGTGAAGCCGCGACAACAACCACAAAGATAGTTCAGCAGCACTTTCCACTCTTGGACGCCTCATCGTCCGCGGGCTTGCTGAGGGAGATGTTTGTGCCCGCGCCGATAGTGGTctgggcgccgtcgccgctgtcCAGTGCTTTGCTGGAGACGATTCGGTAGATCTCTGTGCAGGGTTGGACGTAAGTTTCCATTCCGACGGCACAGGCAGAATTCGACATCAACATACCCGTGAGAATGTTCTGGAAAGCTAGCTCGACGTTGCTTGCATCCAAGGCCGATGTCTCAATGAACGACAGGTGGTTCTCGCCTGTGGGATTCCCGGGTCAGCGCGGCTTGGAACCAGCAGGATTGATCTGTGGCATACTGGCAAATGACTTGGCCTCCTCCGTGGGGACGGCCCGCAAGTGCCTCAGATCGCTCTTGTTTCCCACCAGCATGATGACGAtgttggcgtcggcgtgttCGCGAAGCTCCTTCAGCCATCTAGTCACGTTCTCATACGTCTGATGCTTGCTAATGTCGTAAACGAGTAGGGCACCAACGGCACCGCGGTAGTAGGCCGAGGTGATGGCTCGGTATCGTTCCTGACCGGCAGTATCCCATATCTGCGCCTTGATAGTTTTGGAGTCGACCTGGATGGATCTGGTGGCGAACTCGACACCAATGGTCGACTTCGAGTCCAGGTTGAACTCGTTTCGCGTAAATCGGCTGAGAAGGTTGGACTTTCCGACACCGGAGTCACCGATCAAGACGACTAGCGCGAGAGCACATCAGAACAACTGAAGCTGATCGGGAAGATGATCAAAGGCGGGTGGTAAAGGGGGTGGCGGTACCTTTGAAGAGGAACTaggaggagctcgccgtTAGCACTCATCAAGACTGCCCGAGGGTGTTTGCATACATCATATTCGTCGTTGGCCATGATAATGACGTCTGCTCAGAATGGAGCGGAAGCAGTTTTGTGCGATGCAGTGGTGATCGAACGTCGATGGGGATGCGGATAAGTTGTGAGTGTGGGTGGGTTGCGGATGTGGAGGGGAAACGACGCGGCGACTAGAACAATCGTGCGCGGCCGTACCAGCAAGTCGAGTGGAAGTGGAGTTGGGGTCAGCAGGTCACCAGTCCAGCGGTGCTTGTTGCAGGCTGTCGAGTCCACTCTGACAAAATGAAGTagctggtactccgtaattactaccgtactacttacagtacgtacctCCCTCTCTACTGTAGATGAACAGTGCAAGTATCagcagtacctagtacttggcaGTACTTAGCTGTGTACCTCtgcagtacgagtacgtgtGCCACTTGTAGATGTGTTAGTACTGACAGGTatgcaggtacagtactcctgTTAGCCACGTTGTGGTAtccaagtacctgtaccccGTACGCAGTACAGATAgccgtacggtacagtactaggtacttacagagtacttactgaactccgtacgtgcTCCGTCGTTGTGTTCAACAccactactaggtacctaggtatgTAAGCAATTGCCCACTATTACTGTAGTCACTCCGtcacgtaagtacagaggCACCTActaatgtacatgtactccgtactgtagttgtacttgcacgctcCGCTGTATTTAGCTGCCtacctgtaagtaagtactttgtacggagcacttacgGAGCAAATTAATGGTACTTGTCTCTAAGGACTATTGTACTTAATAATAATGTTTGAGAAGCCTTTGAACTTCGTCGGTAGGCactgtacctacctactaggtaggtaggtactaagggtagTATTAATAGTGCACTGTGCCTGCAAGTTGGGGGCGTAGAAACCTGTCCCCTCCACCTCGCACTCTCACTTTCGAGATATCTATTGTATTACTTAGTACATGATCAATAGGTGCAAATTACCTGCAAATTTTTAGAAAGGTCTGACAcctacatgtaggtactgaGTTAAACACATGAGTCTCTACCTAGCATTTGTAGCTAACCACCAGCCAAGGTAAAAAGTGagattcagttttggtagcgctactacggagtactactccgtaccattgaatcgacacttttacctacctactgtactgtagtaaaACCAATGGACCCAACTTCGGAGTTGCTATTCCGTACCACCAGCACGATCCGCACCCActggtacagtaagtaatagtgTACCtctcagtacagtacatacatacTAGTACTGTATGACGCTACTCAAGGCACATGATTTAGTGCGATTCTAGATTATGCCAACGGCATCAATACTGTGTCTTCCTGCCTGGCACTACGGTGTAATAACGTCAACATCCATGTACCTACTGCACgcacctacttactccgtacatgccaGGCAGGTGCACCTACAATGGTACCCAGTAGCTGGCGAATGTTCATGTGTACCTGCAGCAGGAGTCAACCCAGGAGGTGGTTCGGAGTATCCCACTGGTAATTAGTACGCACTGTGCTGATTAATTCTTCTTGTTCTGGTGCTTCCTTTGTACTTACCACTTGGTATCTGTGTCTAGGTAGTTGATAAGCTGCAAGTACGATGCTACCGGAGTAAGGAGTAtttacatgtaggtgtaaccgttcagtaattacttgctgtattaTTTGTGAGTAGATATACATAGGTCGGTACAATTCCTCGCTGGCGATTCGTTGAGAAGTCGGGGATCAAACCTGCTTCAAACGCGAAACAAATGCCATGGATAACACCAACACAAATGTTCTTACATATTGATTGAGACAAGATGAAGTGCACAATAAATAATTACAACCGCCTTCACGGCCTATTGCTACGGTATGAGGCAACCCTAAGCACCGGGACAGTTAAAGGCGATTCGTATGTACAGTGCTATTAATTCCATATTAAATGCGCACTGTGATTACTGCTAATGGATTaccaagtgctccgtacagtaagcacagtactgtacggagtacttaagtacctcTTGTCGTcggtaccccgtactccctactccgtactgccagCAGATATCGATCCAGGTACCCACCAAGGTCCTGGGAACCTTTAATATTCGGGCGTCACCATCGGATGCCTGGTAACCTGGTACCTAAATTTTGGGCTGAGGTACCTTGGATGTTATCATGCACACTGTGCATCCAACACATTCTTATCAATGCGACGTATCGCCACTCTCAACTACCCCCATGACCACAAAACTCTCTCGAGATGAATGGATGCGCAACCTACAACCGTCAGTCCGTTGTCAGACCAAGATCCGACAGCCAGCCGTCCTGCGTCCCAGTCATTGCCAACCCCAAGAAAGTATCCGGGCACTCCAACATTCCTGCTGCATGGTCAAATCGGTGCCGCCCGCGTCATGAGGCGCCTCAGTCGATACAAGCTGGGTACAAACACTACTCTCTCATAAGACAGACTTCTTATGCACATGCAGTCTCTGGTGAAGAAAACCGGAGGTTTCGCTTTCCGTCATAGTTTTCTGCTCCGCTCGGGCGTTTGGTTGCTATCTAGCGTGAATTCTCATTTCGCGAAGCAGCGCACAGTGCTCGCAAAGGTTACCTAGTTCGCCGTTCTTCCTGCTGCGCACTCACCGCCGCTATGGAAAATCCAAGCCAAGGACGCAATGGTTCAGTCCAGGATGACGTTCTATCGGTCACTTCGACCATCGAAGAAACCCATAATTCAGACGAAGAATTCACAGTCGAAAGAATCCTGGCGGACAGACTCATCGAGGGTAGGGTTTTGTATCTTGTTCAATGGGAAGGGTATGAACTCTCTTCGGCAACCTGGGAACCGGAAGATTGTTTCAAGCCTGGGACAATATCAGACTGGGAAGACTTCAAAAGGAAGACGGGCAGATCCACTGCACTGGGCTTCACCGTACGCAGATGGAAAGATTCTGTCGAATGTACTATTAAAAGGAAACGCGCCCGCCATGATGCACGGAACCGCAAACGTGCCGCCTTGGGCGAGTCAACGACGGAGTTTTCTTCCCTCTTCGAGGAATACTTGAACGCCCTGCAAATTGGTCTGGAAGGCGAGGAAGATCCGGACAGCGAAGGCGACTCGGCAGGGAAAGAGACCCGCAAAGACAATGAAGATGCGCAACGAGAAGATGAAGACTCCGACGATGAGATGACGGTCTTGGAAACGCTGCGTTCAGCTGGCCATATTCGACCGCAGACAAATAGCGGCGAGGAACAGTCGAATATTGAGGCCGGCCCAAATGCAACAGCACAAAATCCACAACCGGTGAGCCGGAAGCGCCGACAGTCAGATTCGATTATTTCTCCCACCGCTGCTGCTCACGTACCGGAACAGGGCGGTAAAATGAGTGTTCTGAAGAATGCACCCTACCAGGTAAGAAGAaggatgtcgacgtcgactaCCAAAGGAGCGATCAGCAGACAGGCGATCATCTCGACTCCAAAGCAGAGGGACGTGGCGTCTGTCCGTTCCGGAATcgctgcgtcgtcgaatCGAATCGAGTCAAGCGCTGCCAAGGCAGGGGCCATCTCTTCCAATGTGTTTCTCGGAGGAAAGACGAGGAAAAAAAGATCGACGCTTCTGGATGCCGTATCCGACTCAACCAAGGACCCAAAGTTCCTAAGACTTCGCCATCAACGACTGGTGGAGAAGCAGTTGAGAGATGGAGAAGGCACCAGGGCACCGAGGCGACCGTCTGGTGAGGTTTTCTCTCTCGCTGGCCACACGCAGCAGGTCCTCGGGCCCCAACCCTCAGCTTCAGAGCTCATTAGTGAGATGGACATCACTTCGTCCACGATGGGAATGAATAGCAGCCAGACGCTTCGGGAGACCACAGGTGGCTCCAAGCGAGATCGGAAGACTCATACCCAAGATGGTGACGAGGCAATTACCGACTCTACCGAGAACGTCAAGAAGCAGAGGCGCTCGGTTCATTTTAGCGACGTGCCTGAAGTTAGGGATGCTACGGATTCCGAGAAGAGTGAAATAATTGTCGCCGGTCCGGCTCTGGATGATATGGCCATCGATGACGATCAGCCAGCAgcaacgccgccgacggaagCCGCCAGTGGGAGCAGACAACCAGCCACTCAATCGGTGTGCAAAGAGTGCCAGTTCGGCTCAGGTGCGGCACAGGCACTACAACTTGGTTTCGCAGGGGTGCCGGTTCATGAGAATATCCCTTGGATCGAGCAATTCAAGTCCCAGAATCGAATCGTCTTCTCGCACTCTTGTACCGCGCAGAATTTTGCGTTGCGGACAGATCTGTGGGAAGAGCAACTCTGTCGAGGTCATGTTTCCGAGGCCGGTGCGGCAGTTCGTTCGATAGCCGAGCGCCTTCGAGTTGGTTCCCTGGGACTTCTCTGCTACGGTGGGAGATACTGTGTGCTCGTCTTTCCATCTGACTCTGAAGACTGGAATCGAGGTGCTGAAGTTGACGCCTCCACGGCTTCGACGGACTCGGCATTGAGCTACATCATCTT includes these proteins:
- a CDS encoding brix domain-containing protein 2, which gives rise to MANDEYDFLFKVVLIGDSGVGKSNLLSRFTRNEFNLDSKSTIGVEFATRSIQVDSKTIKAQIWDTAGQERYRAITSAYYRGAVGALLVYDISKHQTYENVTRWLKELREHADANIVIMLVGNKSDLRHLRAVPTEEAKSFASENHLSFIETSALDASNVELAFQNILTEIYRIVSSKALDSGDGAQTTIGAGTNISLSKPADDEASKSGNSTGPLRNKRQEGVEDLIDKGGIEMAAVYKTISKGASQKSDAPSHGVKKNKQRVLILSSRGVTYRHRHLLNDIASMLPHSRKDAKFDSKSRLNELNELAELYNCNNVLFFEARKGKDLYIWLSKVPNGPTVKMHMQNLHTMEELHFTGNCLKGSRPILSFDAAFDKQPHLRVIKELFLHTFGVPQGARKSKPFIDHVMGFSVADGKIWVRNYQINEEEGSILQPGANSADKGASKSRSETDINLIEIGPRFVLTPIVIQEGSFGGPIIYENREFISPNQLRSDLRKSKASRHNARAEQTVERLSKKGDLGLRSTGGQRKARDEMANKELFA